From a single Pseudoliparis swirei isolate HS2019 ecotype Mariana Trench chromosome 12, NWPU_hadal_v1, whole genome shotgun sequence genomic region:
- the LOC130202348 gene encoding uncharacterized protein LOC130202348 isoform X3 — protein MNCFSPGKQTRAAASSGAVDKGLRLLRRVFSGLQRTHRKSQRQRLPARSDPWATLRERRGAMAELRWIKASWFLVLVLQFTAAATGQDYDSFTVRDGDEVSLPCFNVMDDQKNCDSTVWIFDDFKRTVAVYPVKDGQIVAEAKDKSDRLSVSENCSLVIKKVTDEDVGQYACIQYRSGQQQVQDAKVILSVVTIPLLSLTTSPSSPVTEHKDSEEVICSLSTYRTCTHKVKWMIEEEEVEEDHQDVMTSQSSCSASLKVKSGSFNTLRFNSWMCEVTVGDQVQKFMFRNPPSGDKTGENTTTTTTTEDDTISGWWRVILVPVGLAALIIIVVAVNIWARMKAEHFTADLNIYCFIG, from the exons ATGAACTGCTTCTCACCTGGAAAGCAGACGAGAGCAGCGGCATCATCAGGGGCCGTCGACAAAGGACTGCGGTTACTTCGGAGAGTTTTCAGCGGCCTTCAAagaacacacaggaagtcacagaGACAACGACTTCCTGCTCGATCCGATCCGTGGGCTACTctacgagagaggagaggagcgatgGCTGAGCTCAGATGGATTAAAGCCTCTTGGTTTCTGGTTCTGGTGCTTCAGTTTACAG cagcagcaacaggacAAGATTACGACTCCTTCACTGTCagagatggagatgaagtcTCTTTGCCTTGTTTCAATGTGATGGATGATCAGAAGAACTGTGACTCTACTGTTTGGATCTTTGATGATTTCAAGAGAACAGTAGCAGTGTATCCGGTTAAAGATGGGCAGATTGTTGCTGAAGCCAAAGATAAATCAGACAGACTGAGTGTTTCAGAGAATTGTTCTCTGGTTATAAAGAAGGTCACCGATGAAGATGTTGGTCAGTATGCGTGCATACAGTACAGATCAGGACAACAACAAGTTCAAGATGCTAAGGTTATTCTGTCTGTTGTGACCA ttcctcttctttctctcacaaCGTCTCCATCTTCCCCAGTGACTGAACACAAGGACTCTGAGGAGGTGATCTGCTCCTTGTCCACATATAGAACTTGTACACACAAAGTGAAGTGGATgattgaggaagaagaggtggaggaagaccaccaagacgtgatgacatcacagtctTCCTGCTCCGCCTCTCTGAAGGTGAAGTCTGGTTCCTTTAACACATTGAGGTTTAATTCATGGATGTGTGAAGTGACCGTTGGCGACCAAGTGCAGAAGTTTATGTTCAGAAATCCTCCTTCAGGTGATAAAACAG gtgaaaacacaacaacaacaacaacaactgaagaTGACACTATTTCAG GCTGGTGGAGGGTCATCTTGGTGCCGGTTGGGTTagcagctctcatcataatagTTGTGGCCGTCAACATCTGGGCAAGAATGAAAG CTGAACATTTCACAGCTGATCTTAACATTTACTGTTTTATAGGATAA
- the LOC130202348 gene encoding uncharacterized protein LOC130202348 isoform X1, producing the protein MNCFSPGKQTRAAASSGAVDKGLRLLRRVFSGLQRTHRKSQRQRLPARSDPWATLRERRGAMAELRWIKASWFLVLVLQFTAAATGQDYDSFTVRDGDEVSLPCFNVMDDQKNCDSTVWIFDDFKRTVAVYPVKDGQIVAEAKDKSDRLSVSENCSLVIKKVTDEDVGQYACIQYRSGQQQVQDAKVILSVVTIPLLSLTTSPSSPVTEHKDSEEVICSLSTYRTCTHKVKWMIEEEEVEEDHQDVMTSQSSCSASLKVKSGSFNTLRFNSWMCEVTVGDQVQKFMFRNPPSGDKTGENTTTTTTTEDDTISGWWRVILVPVGLAALIIIVVAVNIWARMKGEEHPHIKAHERGFYWN; encoded by the exons ATGAACTGCTTCTCACCTGGAAAGCAGACGAGAGCAGCGGCATCATCAGGGGCCGTCGACAAAGGACTGCGGTTACTTCGGAGAGTTTTCAGCGGCCTTCAAagaacacacaggaagtcacagaGACAACGACTTCCTGCTCGATCCGATCCGTGGGCTACTctacgagagaggagaggagcgatgGCTGAGCTCAGATGGATTAAAGCCTCTTGGTTTCTGGTTCTGGTGCTTCAGTTTACAG cagcagcaacaggacAAGATTACGACTCCTTCACTGTCagagatggagatgaagtcTCTTTGCCTTGTTTCAATGTGATGGATGATCAGAAGAACTGTGACTCTACTGTTTGGATCTTTGATGATTTCAAGAGAACAGTAGCAGTGTATCCGGTTAAAGATGGGCAGATTGTTGCTGAAGCCAAAGATAAATCAGACAGACTGAGTGTTTCAGAGAATTGTTCTCTGGTTATAAAGAAGGTCACCGATGAAGATGTTGGTCAGTATGCGTGCATACAGTACAGATCAGGACAACAACAAGTTCAAGATGCTAAGGTTATTCTGTCTGTTGTGACCA ttcctcttctttctctcacaaCGTCTCCATCTTCCCCAGTGACTGAACACAAGGACTCTGAGGAGGTGATCTGCTCCTTGTCCACATATAGAACTTGTACACACAAAGTGAAGTGGATgattgaggaagaagaggtggaggaagaccaccaagacgtgatgacatcacagtctTCCTGCTCCGCCTCTCTGAAGGTGAAGTCTGGTTCCTTTAACACATTGAGGTTTAATTCATGGATGTGTGAAGTGACCGTTGGCGACCAAGTGCAGAAGTTTATGTTCAGAAATCCTCCTTCAGGTGATAAAACAG gtgaaaacacaacaacaacaacaacaactgaagaTGACACTATTTCAG GCTGGTGGAGGGTCATCTTGGTGCCGGTTGGGTTagcagctctcatcataatagTTGTGGCCGTCAACATCTGGGCAAGAATGAAAGGTGAAGAACATCCACATATTAAAGCTCATGAAAGAGGATTTTACTGGAACTAA
- the LOC130202348 gene encoding uncharacterized protein LOC130202348 isoform X5, whose translation MNCFSPGKQTRAAASSGAVDKGLRLLRRVFSGLQRTHRKSQRQRLPARSDPWATLRERRGAMAELRWIKASWFLVLVLQFTAAATGQDYDSFTVRDGDEVSLPCFNVMDDQKNCDSTVWIFDDFKRTVAVYPVKDGQIVAEAKDKSDRLSVSENCSLVIKKVTDEDVGQYACIQYRSGQQQVQDAKVILSVVTMTEHKDSEEVICSLSTYRTCTHKVKWMIEEEEVEEDHQDVMTSQSSCSASLKVKSGSFNTLRFNSWMCEVTVGDQVQKFMFRNPPSGDKTGENTTTTTTTEDDTISGWWRVILVPVGLAALIIIVVAVNIWARMKGEEHPHIKAHERGFYWN comes from the exons ATGAACTGCTTCTCACCTGGAAAGCAGACGAGAGCAGCGGCATCATCAGGGGCCGTCGACAAAGGACTGCGGTTACTTCGGAGAGTTTTCAGCGGCCTTCAAagaacacacaggaagtcacagaGACAACGACTTCCTGCTCGATCCGATCCGTGGGCTACTctacgagagaggagaggagcgatgGCTGAGCTCAGATGGATTAAAGCCTCTTGGTTTCTGGTTCTGGTGCTTCAGTTTACAG cagcagcaacaggacAAGATTACGACTCCTTCACTGTCagagatggagatgaagtcTCTTTGCCTTGTTTCAATGTGATGGATGATCAGAAGAACTGTGACTCTACTGTTTGGATCTTTGATGATTTCAAGAGAACAGTAGCAGTGTATCCGGTTAAAGATGGGCAGATTGTTGCTGAAGCCAAAGATAAATCAGACAGACTGAGTGTTTCAGAGAATTGTTCTCTGGTTATAAAGAAGGTCACCGATGAAGATGTTGGTCAGTATGCGTGCATACAGTACAGATCAGGACAACAACAAGTTCAAGATGCTAAGGTTATTCTGTCTGTTGTGACCA TGACTGAACACAAGGACTCTGAGGAGGTGATCTGCTCCTTGTCCACATATAGAACTTGTACACACAAAGTGAAGTGGATgattgaggaagaagaggtggaggaagaccaccaagacgtgatgacatcacagtctTCCTGCTCCGCCTCTCTGAAGGTGAAGTCTGGTTCCTTTAACACATTGAGGTTTAATTCATGGATGTGTGAAGTGACCGTTGGCGACCAAGTGCAGAAGTTTATGTTCAGAAATCCTCCTTCAGGTGATAAAACAG gtgaaaacacaacaacaacaacaacaactgaagaTGACACTATTTCAG GCTGGTGGAGGGTCATCTTGGTGCCGGTTGGGTTagcagctctcatcataatagTTGTGGCCGTCAACATCTGGGCAAGAATGAAAGGTGAAGAACATCCACATATTAAAGCTCATGAAAGAGGATTTTACTGGAACTAA
- the LOC130202348 gene encoding uncharacterized protein LOC130202348 isoform X4 — protein MNCFSPGKQTRAAASSGAVDKGLRLLRRVFSGLQRTHRKSQRQRLPARSDPWATLRERRGAMAELRWIKASWFLVLVLQFTAAATGQDYDSFTVRDGDEVSLPCFNVMDDQKNCDSTVWIFDDFKRTVAVYPVKDGQIVAEAKDKSDRLSVSENCSLVIKKVTDEDVGQYACIQYRSGQQQVQDAKVILSVVTIPLLSLTTSPSSPVTEHKDSEEVICSLSTYRTCTHKVKWMIEEEEVEEDHQDVMTSQSSCSASLKVKSGSFNTLRFNSWMCEVTVGDQVQKFMFRNPPSGDKTGENTTTTTTTEDDTISGWWRVILVPVGLAALIIIVVAVNIWARMKEKKPPE, from the exons ATGAACTGCTTCTCACCTGGAAAGCAGACGAGAGCAGCGGCATCATCAGGGGCCGTCGACAAAGGACTGCGGTTACTTCGGAGAGTTTTCAGCGGCCTTCAAagaacacacaggaagtcacagaGACAACGACTTCCTGCTCGATCCGATCCGTGGGCTACTctacgagagaggagaggagcgatgGCTGAGCTCAGATGGATTAAAGCCTCTTGGTTTCTGGTTCTGGTGCTTCAGTTTACAG cagcagcaacaggacAAGATTACGACTCCTTCACTGTCagagatggagatgaagtcTCTTTGCCTTGTTTCAATGTGATGGATGATCAGAAGAACTGTGACTCTACTGTTTGGATCTTTGATGATTTCAAGAGAACAGTAGCAGTGTATCCGGTTAAAGATGGGCAGATTGTTGCTGAAGCCAAAGATAAATCAGACAGACTGAGTGTTTCAGAGAATTGTTCTCTGGTTATAAAGAAGGTCACCGATGAAGATGTTGGTCAGTATGCGTGCATACAGTACAGATCAGGACAACAACAAGTTCAAGATGCTAAGGTTATTCTGTCTGTTGTGACCA ttcctcttctttctctcacaaCGTCTCCATCTTCCCCAGTGACTGAACACAAGGACTCTGAGGAGGTGATCTGCTCCTTGTCCACATATAGAACTTGTACACACAAAGTGAAGTGGATgattgaggaagaagaggtggaggaagaccaccaagacgtgatgacatcacagtctTCCTGCTCCGCCTCTCTGAAGGTGAAGTCTGGTTCCTTTAACACATTGAGGTTTAATTCATGGATGTGTGAAGTGACCGTTGGCGACCAAGTGCAGAAGTTTATGTTCAGAAATCCTCCTTCAGGTGATAAAACAG gtgaaaacacaacaacaacaacaacaactgaagaTGACACTATTTCAG GCTGGTGGAGGGTCATCTTGGTGCCGGTTGGGTTagcagctctcatcataatagTTGTGGCCGTCAACATCTGGGCAAGAATGAAAG AGAAGAAACCTCCGGAATGA
- the LOC130202348 gene encoding uncharacterized protein LOC130202348 isoform X2, producing MNCFSPGKQTRAAASSGAVDKGLRLLRRVFSGLQRTHRKSQRQRLPARSDPWATLRERRGAMAELRWIKASWFLVLVLQFTAATGQDYDSFTVRDGDEVSLPCFNVMDDQKNCDSTVWIFDDFKRTVAVYPVKDGQIVAEAKDKSDRLSVSENCSLVIKKVTDEDVGQYACIQYRSGQQQVQDAKVILSVVTIPLLSLTTSPSSPVTEHKDSEEVICSLSTYRTCTHKVKWMIEEEEVEEDHQDVMTSQSSCSASLKVKSGSFNTLRFNSWMCEVTVGDQVQKFMFRNPPSGDKTGENTTTTTTTEDDTISGWWRVILVPVGLAALIIIVVAVNIWARMKGEEHPHIKAHERGFYWN from the exons ATGAACTGCTTCTCACCTGGAAAGCAGACGAGAGCAGCGGCATCATCAGGGGCCGTCGACAAAGGACTGCGGTTACTTCGGAGAGTTTTCAGCGGCCTTCAAagaacacacaggaagtcacagaGACAACGACTTCCTGCTCGATCCGATCCGTGGGCTACTctacgagagaggagaggagcgatgGCTGAGCTCAGATGGATTAAAGCCTCTTGGTTTCTGGTTCTGGTGCTTCAGTTTACAG cagcaacaggacAAGATTACGACTCCTTCACTGTCagagatggagatgaagtcTCTTTGCCTTGTTTCAATGTGATGGATGATCAGAAGAACTGTGACTCTACTGTTTGGATCTTTGATGATTTCAAGAGAACAGTAGCAGTGTATCCGGTTAAAGATGGGCAGATTGTTGCTGAAGCCAAAGATAAATCAGACAGACTGAGTGTTTCAGAGAATTGTTCTCTGGTTATAAAGAAGGTCACCGATGAAGATGTTGGTCAGTATGCGTGCATACAGTACAGATCAGGACAACAACAAGTTCAAGATGCTAAGGTTATTCTGTCTGTTGTGACCA ttcctcttctttctctcacaaCGTCTCCATCTTCCCCAGTGACTGAACACAAGGACTCTGAGGAGGTGATCTGCTCCTTGTCCACATATAGAACTTGTACACACAAAGTGAAGTGGATgattgaggaagaagaggtggaggaagaccaccaagacgtgatgacatcacagtctTCCTGCTCCGCCTCTCTGAAGGTGAAGTCTGGTTCCTTTAACACATTGAGGTTTAATTCATGGATGTGTGAAGTGACCGTTGGCGACCAAGTGCAGAAGTTTATGTTCAGAAATCCTCCTTCAGGTGATAAAACAG gtgaaaacacaacaacaacaacaacaactgaagaTGACACTATTTCAG GCTGGTGGAGGGTCATCTTGGTGCCGGTTGGGTTagcagctctcatcataatagTTGTGGCCGTCAACATCTGGGCAAGAATGAAAGGTGAAGAACATCCACATATTAAAGCTCATGAAAGAGGATTTTACTGGAACTAA